The Ammospiza nelsoni isolate bAmmNel1 chromosome 27, bAmmNel1.pri, whole genome shotgun sequence genome contains a region encoding:
- the CERS1 gene encoding ceramide synthase 1, with protein MPPPEPMPGYGELLRRGLGSLAAAARGCGDCGWERALRTWADNAHLGWAELLLCGICALGWTALRRACSRRLLRPLAEWCQLQPKDAAKMPESAWKLFFYSVSWSYGAYLLFCTEYPFFHDPPSVFYGWHRGMEVPRDIALAYLLQGSFYGHSLYATAYMDTWRKDSLVMLLHHVVTLTLLASSYAFRYHNVGVLVLFLHDVNDVQLEFTKLNVYFKHRGGAFHRLNDVLANAGCLAFSVSWFWFRLYWFPLKVLYATCHSSLQAVPNIPFYFFFNALLLVLTLMNIYWFLYIVLFVAKVLLGQMQEVNDVREYDLEESRKPGKEPGIPLPRALKEGLHLRNGLVKDKRL; from the exons ATGCCGCCTCCGGAGCCCATGCCCGGCTACGGGGAGCTGCTGCGCCGGGGCCTCGGCAGcctggcggcggcggcgcggggctgcggggacTGCGGCTGGGAGCGGGCGCTGCGCACCTGGGCCGACAACGCGCACCTGGGCTGGGCCGAGCTGCTGCTGTGCGGGATCTGCGCGCTGGGCTGGACCGCGCTGCGCCGCGCCTGCTCCCGCCGCCTGCTGCGG CCCTTGGCGGAGTggtgccagctgcagcccaaagaTGCCGCCAAGATGCCCGAGAGTGCCTGGAAGTTGTTCTTCTACTCGGTGTCGTGGTCCTACGGCGCCTACCTGCTGTTCTGCACCGAGTACCCCTTCTTCCACGACCCGCCCTCCGTCTTCTACG GCTGGCATCGGGGCATGGAGGTGCCCAGGGACATTGCCCTGGCATACCTGCTGCAGGGCAGTTTCTACGGGCACTCCCTCTACGCCACGGCCTACATGGACACGTGGCGCAAGGACTCgctggtgatgctgctgcacCACGTGGTCACCCTGACCCTGCTGGCCTCCTCCTACGCCTTCAG GTACCACAACGTGGGCGTGCTGGTGCTGTTCCTGCACGATGTCAATGACGTGCAGCTCGAGTTCACCAAGCTCAACGTGTACTTCAAGCACCGCGGCGGCGCCTTCCACCGCCTCAACGACGTGCTGGCCAACGCGGGCTGCCTGGCCTTCAGCGTCAGCTG GTTCTGGTTCCGTCTCTACTGGTTCCCCCTGAAGGTGCTCTACGCCACCTGCCACTCCAGCCTCCAGGCCGTGCCCAACATCCCCTTCTACTTCTTCTTCAACGCGCTGCTGCTCGTGCTCACCCTGATGAACATCTACTGGTTCCTG TACATCGTGCTGTTCGTGgccaaggtgctgctggggcagatgcAGGAGGTGAACGATGTCCGTGAGTACGacctggaggagagcaggaaacCCGGCAAGGAGCCTGGGATCCCGCTGCCCCGGGCTCTGAAGGAGGG gctgcacctCAGGAACGGCCTCGTGAAGGACAAGAGGTTGTGA